Proteins from a genomic interval of Hoplias malabaricus isolate fHopMal1 chromosome 13, fHopMal1.hap1, whole genome shotgun sequence:
- the LOC136665107 gene encoding galectin-3-binding protein A-like, giving the protein MSSTIYIFWPFLFLHISAQGWSIFGAQTNGPAQEGSLRLVGSDRSSAGRVEVYHDGQWGTVCDDNWGMAQAQVVCRQLGFPKAINVTVGASNGEGTGPIWLDDVICTGAESTLSSCRFKGWAVTDCSHKEDAGVVCESVKSMDSGSKSTLDHSLSLSEDLGSLFDRGHNCDFNILVRDPSDEQTKEQTICAHQAILSLYPQLNITRTSKNLSVEISQTCHSYVYEFIRYLYTRKIEVTLSSAQCLHQLSHIYQVKQLLEDVGKVFILLLPQDPTFNTQVSLYEYGVRTEDLALQENTLQYLSWNFEFLVSAPVWKTLSVHMMEALLSRSDLVVQDEALVLGALEDWLKERTDIAPERKVALLQQIRFPMIPVEKLYDIQFSSDMYKSNEAFYSSAFMKAFQFNTLPFSKIRKHFQDTEIYLPRIYTGEPWSVVINYTAPQYDFRYVHYGSYYTSDRSASFITPVHNSVIFKQQTIQWQAQVLLHSGECSSQGLTCTSFPVARLFPYVNLDSYESTVRFSNKVVLMCKTENIVFHVQDFKSLKAEIPSNSSMSLPNPCPDNNLFIFVVSPEYI; this is encoded by the exons ATGTCCAGtactatttacattttttggcCTTTTCTGTTCCTGCACATCTCTGCACAGGGCTGGAGTATATTTG GTGCCCAGACAAATGGCCCTGCACAAGAGGGTAGCCTGAGGCTGGTGGGAAGTGACCGGTCCTCGGCAGGACGTGTGGAGGTCTATCATGACGGGCAGTGGGGGACAGTGTGTGATGATAACTGGGGAATGGCTCAGGCACAGGTGGTGTGCCGACAGCTGGGTTTCCCTAAAGCCATCAATGTCACTGTGGGTGCATCCAATGGGGAAG GCACTGGTCCTATATGGCTGGACGATGTAATCTGCACAGGCGCTGAGAGCACTTTGTCCAGTTGTCGTTTTAAAGGCTGGGCTGTAACTGACTGTTCCCATAAGGAGGACGCGGGTGTTGTCTGTGAGAGCG TCAAAAGTATGGACAGTGGCAGCAAGTCTACACTAGACCACAGCCTGAGCCTGTCTGAAGATCTGGGATCTCTTTTTGATCGCGGGCACAACTGTGACTTCAACATTCTGGTCCGTGACCCCAGCGACGAACAAACCAAAGAGCAAACAATCTGCGCCCACCAggccattctctctctctacccccagCTGAACATCACCAGGACCTCCAAGAATCTCTCTGTTGAGATCAGCCAGACCTGTCATTCCTATGTGTATGAGTTCATCAG GTATTTATACACACGTAAGATTGAGGTCACCCTTTCTTCAGCCCAGTGTCTACATCAGTTATCCCACATATATCAGGTGAAGCAACTTCTGGAGGATGTAGGCAAGGTTTTCATTCTGCTTCTTCCTCAGGACCCGACCTTCAACACCCAAGTTTCCCTGTATGAATACGGCGTCCGCACCGAGGACCTTGCGCTGCAGGAGAACACCCTGCAGTACCTTTCCTGGAACTTTGAGTTCCTAGTCAGTGCGCCAGTATGGAAAACCCTCTCTGTGCACATGATGGAAGCCCTCCTGTCCCGTTCTGACCTGGTGGTGCAGGACGAGGCTTTGGTTCTTGGGGCGCTGGAGGACTGGCTGAAAGAGAGAACCGACATAGCTCCAGAACGCAAAGTGGCTCTGCTGCAACAGATCCGTTTCCCCATGATTCCAGTGGAAAAGCTGTATGATATTCAGTTCAGCTCAGATATGTACAAGAGCAATGAAGCGTTTTATAGTAGCGCTTTTATGAAAGCCTTCCAGTTTAACACCCTGCCTTTCTCCAAGATCCGGAAGCATTTTCAGGACACTGAAATTTATCTGCCCAGGATCTACACTGGTGAACCATGGAGCGTGGTCATCAATTACACGGCACCGCAATATGATTTTAGATATGTGCATTACGGCAGCTATTATACGTCCGATAGGTCAGCTTCATTCATAACTCCTGTCCACAACAGTGTGATCTTTAAACAGCAAACCATCCAATGGCAAGCTCAGGTTCTTTTGCACAGTGGGGAATGTTCTAGCCAAGGGCTCACCTGTACCTCTTTCCCTGTGGCGAGGCTCTTTCCCTATGTCAATCTGGATAGTTATGAAAGCACTGTTCGCTTCAGCAACAAGGTGGTTCTGATGTGCAAGACTGAAAACATTGTGTTTCACGTCCAAGATTTCAAATCCCTCAAGGCAGAAATTCCCTCTAACAGCAGTATGAGTTTACCAAACCCCTGCCCTGACAACAACTTGTTTATCTTCGTTGTGAGCCCAGAGTACATTTGA